Proteins from a single region of Kluyveromyces lactis strain NRRL Y-1140 chromosome C complete sequence:
- the SED4 gene encoding GTPase-activating protein SED4 (similar to uniprot|P11655 Saccharomyces cerevisiae YNR026C SEC12 Guanine nucleotide exchange factor (GEF) glycosylated integral membrane protein of the endoplasmic reticulum important for the initiation of transport vesicle budding from the endoplasmic reticulum through activation of the GTPase Sar1p), whose amino-acid sequence MGKEVDSTIYNIGYPVYGAKFLDNSTLLVAGGGGEGNNGIPNKISALKVDFQKKKIVKRFRELSLDDNDDSPTTLDYANNVILIGCNEGSEKIKSGKGNNHLRKYVFHNEHLKFVASIDLDGSSKPEEYTKLTYLSPDASVAAIASSKVPTVICIVNPTNLRETYEVETGNDVKDLHFSPDGKVLSYITASTLEVMSVVTGNFIVRKTDFDSNWKMSKIRFIDQDNVIIAATLAKGTGVVLIKVSLKSGVAKIVKSKIITSKFKGVTSLDVDPSGNLVALAGNENSVVIVTLRNFRIVKFFKQVHNFAITRLVFSPDSKLLASVSAANTVHILKVAPNLATSRSLMESFLTFLTNSVLVVIIAAAAYYVHEHNLHLKALDFMQEKYKKYTEKNDSSDYFVLHEYPQQTTLIGVINTDSSTSGHSESTTISFHSENTVGPMDTSADDFISYTTDTSLMDSGYTVTAEILDDNIVTKSEQYLSLESTEKVSFTSIIDEPSSGIIYEKINDDSLDHTDDITTHETEPETIAEGPSEMKDEEESNIADEPSLEKSNIEEPVTVVVKQAKTRTDLDLTPENIDKGSSEFSIEIEDIVPEEIIIHERTDKEETEVAIEKTEPSIDILPEEATQQEQTDHEENNIGIENNVEVALDITAEEVVSQDKTADEGPDLEIENEAEIAADIIAEKVTENRTDDEENDFGIENEAELSTEQSSEELDTEATSETLLVITTSEESNAIEQDDEKQTETSSELLMVSDTTEATSSVEASISFSEFSDDDIDNVSSLSELIEETSNTETVETTSLLVEDESEPSLYTKDNVSDTATATEILASSVAEELESVESEIASEDHIYVAHEVQSEDHYPGTSLQAEEDTATHIDQIKSNLDVELVTSTVVVTEIELSVATDKTELEESDISSAEKDTEAKSSFSSSTTISSSITKTADQESEFIVTVSEELTTSGSS is encoded by the coding sequence ATGggaaaagaagttgataGCACAATTTATAACATTGGGTATCCTGTTTATGGGGCCAAGTTTCTGGACAATTCCACACTTTTAGTTGCTGGGGGTGGTGGAGAAGGTAATAATGGTATTCCAAATAAGATTTCTGCTTTGAAAGTCGACttccagaagaagaaaattgtgAAACGATTCAGAGAGCTAAGTTTGGACGATAACGATGATTCTCCAACGACTTTGGATTATGCCAATAACGTTATTTTGATAGGTTGTAATGAAGGATCagagaagatcaaatctgGAAAGGGTAACAACCATTTAAGGAAATACGTGTTCCATAATGAAcatttgaagtttgttGCTAGCATTGATTTGGATGGATCAAGTAAGCCAGAAGAGTATACCAAATTGACATATTTATCTCCAGATGCATCTGTAGCGGCCATTGCCTCCTCAAAGGTTCCTACTGTGATTTGTATTGTGAACCCAACAAACTTACGAGAGACTTACGAGGTAGAAACAGGTAACGACGTCAAAGATCTGCATTTTTCTCCAGATGGGAAAGTCTTGAGTTATATTACTGCGTCTACTTTGGAAGTTATGTCTGTCGTTACTGGGAATTTCATCGTTCGTAAGACCGACTTTGATTCtaattggaaaatgtcAAAGATCAGATTTATCGACCAGGACAATGTCATAATCGCTGCCACTTTGGCAAAGGGAACGGGCGTTGTCTTGATAAAAGTTTCCTTGAAAAGCGGTGTTGCAAAAATCGTGAAGTCAAAGATTATTACGAGCAAGTTTAAGGGTGTTACTTCTCTTGATGTCGACCCTTCAGGGAATCTTGTTGCTTTGGCAGGTAACGAAAATTCAGTGGTCATCGTTACGCTCAGAAATTTCCGTATAGTCAAATTTTTTAAACAAGTGCATAACTTTGCCATTACCAGACTTGTATTCTCTCCAGATTCCAAATTACTTGCATCCGTATCTGCTGCAAACACCGTTCACATTTTGAAGGTTGCTCCAAACTTAGCTACGTCACGTTCTTTGATGGAGTCTTTCTTGACATTCCTCACAAACTCGGTTTTGGTTGTAATCAttgcagcagcagcctATTATGTCCACGAGCACAACTTGCACCTCAAGGCATTGGATTTCATGCAAGAGAAGTATAAGAAGTATACGGAGAAAAATGATTCTTCCgattattttgttttacaCGAATATCCACAACAAACTACACTGATCGGCGTTATTAATACTGATTCATCGACCTCTGGCCACTCAGAATCAACCactatttctttccattctGAAAATACTGTAGGTCCAATGGATACTAGCGCTGACGACTTTATTTCATATACAACTGATACTTCTCTTATGGACAGTGGATATACTGTAACTGCTGAAATTTTGGACGATAACATCGTAACGAAAAGTGAACAATATCTTTCCTTGGAATCAACTGAAAAAGTTTCGTTCACTTCTATTATTGATGAGCCTAGCTCAGGAATCATTtatgaaaaaattaatgACGATTCATTGGATCATACGGATGACATAACCACCCATGAAACCGAACCGGAAACAATAGCAGAAGGTCCTTCTGAAATGAaggacgaagaagaatctaaCATCGCAGATGAGCCCTCACTTGAGAAGTCAAATATAGAGGAACCGGTGACGGTCGTAGTTAAACAAGCTAAGACAAGAACCGATTTGGATTTGACTCCTGAAAACATCGACAAAGGTTCCTCTGAATTTTCAATCGAGATTGAAGATATTGTGCCAGAGGAAATCATTATACATGAAAGAACCgacaaagaagaaactgaagttgcaattgaaaaaaCCGAACCATCGATTGACATTCTACCGGAGGAAGCCACTCAACAGGAACAAACCGACCATGAGGAGAATAACATTGGAATAGAAAATAACGTTGAAGTAGCATTAGATATTACAGCTGAGGAAGTTGTTTCACAGGACAAAACTGCGGATGAAGGGCCTGATTTAGAAATCGAAAATGAAGCAGAAATAGCGGCAGACATTATAGCGGAGAAGGTCACTGAGAATAGAActgacgatgaagagaatgatTTTGGAATCGAAAATGAAGCTGAACTGTCAACAGAGCAATCTTCGGAAGAATTAGACACAGAAGCCACTTCTGAAACACTATTGGTTATCACAACCTCTGAAGAGTCTAATGCtattgaacaagatgatgaaaagcAGACAGAAACATCTTCAGAACTACTAATGGTGAGTGATACAACAGAAGCTACATCTTCTGTCGAAGCATCCATCTCATTTAGCGAATTctctgatgatgatattgacaACGTTTCCTCTTTATCCGAATTGATAGAAGAGACATCGAATACAGAAACCGTAGAAACTACATCACTGCTCGTTGAAGATGAGTCCGAGCCATCACTGTACACCAAAGACAATGTAAGCGACACTGCAACAGCAACGGAAATATTGGCATCAAGTGTTGCAGAGGAACTTGAATCTGTTGAGTCAGAAATTGCAAGTGAAGATCATATCTACGTCGCTCATGAAGTCCAATCAGAAGATCATTATCCAGGTACCTCATTACAAGCGGAAGAAGATACCGCTACGCATATCGATCAAATAAAGTCTAACCTTGACGTAGAACTTGTCACATCTACAGTCGTTGTGACAGAAATTGAACTGTCTGTAGCCACTGATAAAACAGAACTCGAAGAATCAGACATTTCATCTGCCGAAAAGGATACAGAAGCTAAATCGAGCTTCTCATCCAGCACTACTATTTCTTCCTCCATTACCAAAACAGCGGATCAGGAAAGCGAATTCATAGTTACTGTTTCCGAAGAATTAACAACATCGGGAAGTTCATAA
- the BUD17 gene encoding putative pyridoxal kinase BUD17 (similar to uniprot|P53727 Saccharomyces cerevisiae YNR027W BUD17 Protein involved in bud-site selection diploid mutants display a random budding pattern instead of the wild-type bipolar pattern), translating into MVSGKKVLSIQSHVVHGYVGNKAATFPLQCKGWDVDALNTVQFSNHPAYGFLSGFKSRSEDLERIIQDGLLSGLKIHYDAVLTGYLPDTQGLKKIGALLVKLCNDDPSLKWILDPVLGDNGKLYVPEDTVDIYKQILKDGSVYLATPNQFELEVLTGTVIADLNSLKNALNKFHVLYPKVRYLVVTSVNWPSSADDDSFVSACTDFTEYWYFNIPKINAHFSGSGDLFSAIIMDLLLSSETVELPLALNSALSLVDGVLRRTYDLTSKPAQSDDTPFKINDLKIIQCKDLFRSYPVPNFVAHKL; encoded by the coding sequence ATGGTTTCTGGGAAGAaagttctttcaattcagtCACATGTGGTTCATGGATATGTTGGGAATAAGGCTGCTACTTTCCCGTTACAATGCAAAGGATGGGATGTCGATGCTTTGAATACGGTTCAGTTTAGTAATCATCCAGCCTACGGGTTTCTTTCTGGGTTCAAGTCCCGTAGTGAGGATTTGGAACGAATCATTCAAGATGGGCTGCTATCAGGATTAAAGATCCATTATGATGCAGTACTAACGGGTTATCTGCCGGATACACAGGGGCTTAAGAAGATTGGAGCACTTTTGGTAAAGCTCTGTAACGATGATCCCAGCTTAAAATGGATTTTGGACCCTGTGCTCGGGGATAATGGCAAGTTGTATGTGCCCGAAGATACGGtagatatatataagcagatattgaaagatggGTCCGTGTATCTGGCAACGCCAAACCAATTTGAATTGGAGGTTTTGACCGGCACGGTTATTGCAGATTTGAATTCGCTTAAGAACGCCTTGAATAAATTCCATGTTCTGTATCCCAAAGTGCGGTACTTGGTTGTCACCAGTGTCAATTGGCCATCGTCTGCGGATGATGACAGTTTTGTTTCGGCTTGTACAGATTTTACGGAATATTGGTATTTCAATATACCAAAGATCAATGCGCATTTCTCAGGTAGTGGAGATTTATTCAGCGCAATTATCATGGACTTGCTTCTATCGTCTGAGACCGTAGAACTTCCATTGGCATTGAACAGTGCTTTATCTCTGGTGGACGGTGTGCTCAGACGAACTTATGATCTGACTTCCAAACCGGCACAGTCAGACGATACTCCATTCAAGATAAACGATTTGAAGATTATTCAATGTAAGGATCTCTTTAGATCGTACCCAGTGCCAAAT
- the TVS1 gene encoding Tvs1p (similar to uniprot|P25639 Saccharomyces cerevisiae YCR061W Protein of unknown function green fluorescent protein (GFP)-fusion protein localizes to the cytoplasm in a punctate pattern), which yields MKISNWLLVFFATVSSASAVDRRDMNMNMGEVESHVHPSITTTTDLSTVTPVAHEVMHMHGLPILETELTPAEKLYWESYNSTTFFTTDKGNRGAFWTHVITLTIAAVFIYPICIALNNIDSGWYLPLLSIYDMVLLTSLISLSIFSSSFPETWYPKNAYRPMSYILFVMTIVHFVSAVVVRTSKWISGHDYSRDLRFELDDYTAEGSLTPLQNYNDTHSDDDEEQHRQDKRMSYDPRDSVGSPTTTLFDPHGKHHDDLRNGKYRDDSNSFDMGEEDLSKNLDLEQRLLESEGFQLRHQSKSSIKRDTYLAKLFKSSALQSVARNFSRVFSFLFHCTNYPMLLFFFVYIPTGLAVGNLLGEGNRVFNLLAHWIKGGVFVSLGILSLARYCGFGVNNGWAWNKIIIFKNQIDSNSLWFKIAPQGGITMEFFESFLIAFYGCTNVFLEHLSNPGGEWAAKDLQHVSIAFMFIGCGFCGLLAEIKLSDWRFNHVLKHTNIQPNVIHSGFPGYSPNPFPAFTIFWTGILMSQHEQASATSTNIHVQWGYLLSYGSFFRIFTFILLMLVPNQNLNPSRPFTELITSFCLICGGLVFMESTDQIVEAMEYRGFTPMFTFNLSVGFVTIFMAWEMAIFMWKDWLKNRMNNR from the coding sequence ATGAAGATCTCAAATTGGTTATTAGTCTTTTTTGCTACTGTGTCAAGCGCTTCGGCGGTTGACAGACGTGATATGAATATGAACATGGGAGAAGTCGAATCCCATGTTCATCCTAGTATCACTACAACTACAGATCTCTCTACAGTAACTCCAGTAGCACATGAGGTTATGCACATGCATGGTCTTCCGATTTTGGAAACAGAGTTGACTCCTGCCGAGAAACTATACTGGGAAAGTTACAATTCCACCACATTTTTCACTACCGATAAGGGAAACAGAGGCGCTTTTTGGACTCATGTTATTACACTGACCATTGCAGCAGTCTTTATTTACCCAATTTGCATTGCTTTGAACAATATTGACTCGGGATGGTATTTGCCCCTGCTTTCCATCTACGATATGGTTTTACTTACATCTTTGATAAGTCTTTCTATTTTCAGTTCGTCTTTTCCAGAGACTTGGTACCCAAAGAATGCATACCGTCCGATGTCATACATCTTATTTGTGATGACCATAGTTCATTTTGTAAGTGCTGTTGTTGTAAGAACGAGTAAATGGATCTCAGGCCACGATTACAGCCGTGACTTGCGTTTCGAACTCGACGACTATACTGCGGAAGGAAGCTTAACTCCGTTGCAAAACTATAACGACACACATTcagacgatgatgaagaacaacaCCGTCAAGATAAAAGAATGTCTTACGACCCAAGAGATTCTGTTGGATCACCAACTACTACCTTATTCGACCCTCATGGTAAACATCATGATGATCTAAGAAATGGCAAGTATCGTGATGACTCAAACTCCTTCGATATGGGAGAGGAAGACTTAAGTAAGAACCTGGATTTGGAACAAAGGCTATTGGAATCTGAAGGGTTCCAGTTGAGACATCAAAGTAAATCATCGATCAAAAGAGATACTTACTTGGccaaattgttcaaatccTCTGCTCTACAATCAGTGGCAAGAAACTTTTCCAGAGTTTTCTCCTTCTTATTCCATTGTACAAATTACCCAATgttattattcttttttgtttatatCCCAACTGGTCTCGCAGTAGGTAACTTGTTGGGTGAAGGAAATAgagttttcaatttgttaGCACATTGGATTAAAGGTGGTGTCTTTGTGTCCTTGGGTATTTTGTCTTTAGCTCGTTACTGTGGTTTTGGTGTCAACAATGGTTGGGCATGGAACAagattattattttcaagaaCCAAATAGATTCCAATTCATTATGGTTCAAAATTGCGCCCCAAGGCGGCATCACAATGgaattttttgaatctttcttgattgCATTTTACGGCTGTACAAACGTATTTTTGGAGCATTTGTCAAATCCAGGTGGAGAATGGGCAGCTAAAGACTTGCAACATGTTTCTATTGCATTCATGTTTATTGGTTGTGGCTTTTGTGGTCTTTTGGCAGAAATAAAACTAAGTGACTGGAGATTCAACCACGTATTAAAACATACTAACATTCAGCCAAATGTTATCCATTCTGGTTTCCCAGGTTATTCTCCAAATCCTTTCCCAGCATTTACAATCTTTTGGACGGGTATCTTAATGTCTCAACACGAACAAGCCTCTGCTACATCTACCAACATTCATGTCCAATGGGGTTACTTATTGTCTTATGGTTCATTCTTCAGAATTTTTACTTTTATCTTATTGATGTTAGTTCCAAACCAAAATCTGAATCCATCAAGACCATTTACTGAATTGATCACATCGTTCTGTCTCATTTGTGGTGGTTTGGTATTTATGGAATCTACAGATCAAATCGTTGAAGCGATGGAATACAGAGGATTTACCCCAATGTTCACGTTCAACTTAAGTGTTGGATTTGTCACTATTTTTATGGCTTGGGAAATGGCCATTTTCATGTGGAAAGATTGGTTGAAGAATCGCATGAACAACAGGTAA
- the RAD18 gene encoding E3 ubiquitin-protein ligase RAD18 (similar to uniprot|Q75EN0 Ashbya gossypii AAR049C RAD18 Postreplication repair ubiquitin-protein ligase E3 RAD18 and weakly similar to YCR066W uniprot|P10862 Saccharomyces cerevisiae YCR066W RAD18 Protein involved in postreplication repair binds single-stranded DNA and has single-stranded DNA dependent ATPase activity forms heterodimer with Rad6p contains RING-finger motif): MKLSVPETISNPRDFLHTSVPQLTDLDSLLRCHICKDFLKASVLTPCGHSFCSICIRKYLQKESKCPLCLSDLTESMLQKEFLVQEICSSYVKLRGSLQKHLTISSQEEEKDNEIIISDEADTSVGTKRGTPDSPSLSSVSTKKRKHDGITTLLMKKKTDHPQRQEKKAQCPICSKHLPLSELEGSHIDECLNKGSSLERSDSFEILDERTPSPSMESSHQPLEEKTSLPSSHLLEVKEKKDITYHNERYLNSGLLQQKENRLPRLDFQSLSMTQLKQKLASLALPSNGTKQQMVARYKHYEMLWNSNFLDSIDPVDENELKRRLSSWEAKHNTDHSSDSNSITNLLRGNKRTNAISAMIKLFKSDRFDRKGWMRHHTSTFKALKLEAQRSDKLAKMKKEELSQKSDANSEVSSEPILKIDQTSENN; encoded by the coding sequence ATGAAGCTAAGTGTACCTGAAACTATATCGAATCCTCGTGATTTTCTTCACACGAGTGTTCCGCAACTTACTGACCTCGATTCACTTCTTCGATGTCATATCTGCAAAGATTTTTTAAAGGCATCGGTCTTGACGCCATGCGGTCATAGTTTCTGTTCCATTTGCATAAGAAAGTACCTTCAGAAAGAGAGCAAATGCCCATTATGTCTCAGTGACCTCACTGAGTCTATGCTACAAAAAGAGTTTCTAGTACAAGagatttgttcaagttACGTGAAACTGCGAGGTTCTTTGCAGAAACACTTGACAATATCATCTCaggaagaggaaaaagataatgaaataataatatcTGACGAGGCAGATACATCTGTAGGTACAAAGAGGGGTACTCCAGATAGCCCATCTTTATCTTCAGTAAGTActaaaaagagaaaacatGATGGTATAACAACGTTGttaatgaaaaagaaaacggATCATCCACAGCggcaagagaagaaggCACAATGTCCTATATGCTCCAAGCACCTGCCGCTTTCAGAATTAGAAGGTTCGCATATTGATGAGTGTTTGAACAAAGGTAGTAGTTTGGAGAGATCGGATTCTTTTGAGATTTTGGATGAACGTACACCCTCCCCTTCGATGGAATCTTCGCATCAACCACTAGAAGAGAAGACTAGCCTGCCGTCTTCACATTTGCTAGAggtaaaagaaaagaaggatatCACGTACCATAACGAGAGGTACTTAAATTCTGGGCTGCTGCAGCAAAAGGAAAATAGATTACCAAGATTGGATTTTCAGTCTTTATCTATGAcacaattgaaacagaagctTGCTTCTTTGGCTCTACCATCAAATGGCACCAAACAGCAAATGGTAGCGCGATACAAGCATTACGAAATGTTATGGAATAGTAATTTTTTAGATTCAATTGATCCTGTTGACGAAAATGAACTTAAACGTCGTCTATCCAGTTGGGAAGCTAAGCACAATACAGACCATTCTTCTGATAGCAATAGCATAACTAACCTTCTCAGGGGTAATAAACGTACTAATGCTATAAGTGCCATGATCAAACTTTTTAAAAGCGATagatttgatagaaaagGTTGGATGAGACATCACACGTCAACGTTTAAAGCATTAAAATTGGAAGCACAACGTTCCGATAAACTTGcaaagatgaagaaggaagaGCTCTCCCAGAAGAGTGATGCGAACTCAGAAGTAAGTTCGGAACCTATACTAAAGATTGATCAAACGTCAGAGAATAATTAA
- the BUD31 gene encoding U2 snRNP complex subunit BUD31 (highly similar to uniprot|P25337 Saccharomyces cerevisiae YCR063W BUD31 Protein involved in bud-site selection diploid mutants display a random budding pattern instead of the wild-type bipolar pattern), with amino-acid sequence MPRIRTHATKKAPEGFDKISPTLNEFAIQLKEAESEKGSKLSTKNTESTWQVFQIHHERSRYVYNLFYKRKAISRELYEWLLREKYADKQLIAKWKKKGYEKLCCLQCIQSNETTNGKTCICRVPRATLEANAAKKKEPVTFKQCIHCGCSGCASSD; translated from the coding sequence ATGCCTAGAATCAGAACTCATGCGACCAAAAAGGCCCCCGAAGGGTTCGACAAAATTTCTCCCACTCTAAACGAATTTGCTATCCAATTGAAGGAAGCGGAAAGCGAAAAGGGTTCGAAACTCTCTACAAAGAACACAGAATCTACGTGGCAAGTGTTCCAAATCCACCACGAACGAAGCAGATACGTCTACAATTTGTTCTACAAGCGCAAAGCCATATCTAGAGAGCTTTACGAGTGGCTACTACGTGAAAAATACGCCGATAAACAATTGATAGCcaaatggaagaagaagggGTACGAAAAACTATGCTGTTTACAATGCATACAGTCAAATGAAACAACAAACGGCAAAACTTGCATATGTAGAGTACCAAGAGCTACCCTCGAAGCCAACGCGgccaagaaaaaagaaccGGTAACCTTCAAACAATGTATTCACTGTGGTTGTTCCGGATGTGCTAGCAGTGATTGA
- the HCM1 gene encoding Hcm1p (weakly similar to uniprot|P25364 Saccharomyces cerevisiae YCR065W HCM1 Forkhead transcription factor involved in cell cycle specific transcription of SPC110 encoding a spindle pole body (SPB) calmodulin binding protein dosage-dependent suppressor of calmodulin mutants with specific defects in SPB assembly), whose amino-acid sequence MSRTETQRQPLKDVALNRKKLHSEAAAVWNEKDAEQYELDQGALTPPHSFTHRSSISESRTPNYKMRKINPLSPELSSPIKPQRAKRMKSDQGRSSGVNTVEEFLEHLSDDSRVVVLQDPNKKPPYSYAMMIVLSILQSDTGKLTLSQIYYWISSHFPYYKREDAGWQNSIRHNLSLNEAFVKGGKSLDGKGHFWEIKPGYESKFFKNDESFSIDDFKVKLQRFKSVNLDDGYEAGSTTSSFNGSSIASYNKSKRKNKSFSISTMDDKSSDIGDAGDTSLDQSSDGDEESTSITNIPSSPRLGDHAEAAGHGSHQFPATDKDFLYYEDENMVKRQDSSHLVGPLKFNHRSVSAHNHEYDDLMVAAVSSPKFKKYSCSFNTSFEPVSPMNKLQLPSVNQQNSKTPIRESSVTPLKFNIFSTPKDFNKDGLNPPASTRTWQSPSRLFEDYYASSPVFFRNVINQSIDDCMIQYDTEKKCIDSPRKLSLRDQTSPKESSQSGLIDHSKYSSNILFGVDVCSVWKRAIAHCNSNDEVDSYREEVTKNDLDPPFDGMN is encoded by the coding sequence ATGAGTAGAACGGAGACTCAAAGGCAACCTTTGAAGGATGTAGCATTAAACAGGAAAAAGCTGCATTCGGAAGCAGCAGCGGTGTGGAATGAGAAAGATGCAGAGCAGTATGAATTGGACCAGGGTGCATTGACCCCTCCACATTCATTCACTCATCGGTCTAGTATATCAGAATCGAGGACGCCTAACTACAAAATGAGGAAAATCAACCCATTGTCACCAGAGTTGTCTTCACCAATTAAACCGCAGCGCGCCAAGAGAATGAAAAGTGATCAAGGTCGCTCTAGTGGAGTCAATACGGTAGAAGagtttttggaacatttATCTGATGATTCGCGCGTTGTTGTCTTGCAAGATCCAAATAAGAAACCGCCTTATTCTTATGCAATGATGATTGTTCTTTCGATATTGCAATCAGATACCGGTAAGCTAACACTTTCCCAAATATATTATTGGATATCCTCTCATTTCCCCTATTATAAGCGAGAAGATGCTGGTTGGCAGAATTCTATTAGGCACAACTTGTCTTTGAACGAAGCGTTTGTTAAAGGTGGTAAATCTTTGGACGGGAAGGGACATTTCTGGGAAATTAAACCTGGGTATGAAtccaagttcttcaaaaatgatgaaagtTTTTCCATTGATGATTTTAAGGTAAAGCTACAAAGATTCAAGAGTGTGAATTTGGATGATGGTTATGAAGCTGGCAGTACCACGTCCAGTTTTAATGGATCATCAATTGCCTCGTACAATAAGtcgaaaaggaaaaataagtcattttcaatttctaCCATGGATGACAAATCGAGTGATATTGGTGACGCGGGTGATACTTCCTTGGATCAAAGCAGTGACGGTGACGAAGAATCAACTTCAATAACCAATATACCTTCATCGCCACGATTAGGTGATCACGCCGAAGCTGCTGGTCATGGAAGCCATCAGTTTCCGGCTACGGATAAAGACTTCCTGTATTacgaagatgaaaatatggtCAAAAGACAAGACTCTAGTCATCTGGTGGGCCCGTTGAAATTTAACCATCGCTCTGTCAGTGCACATAACCATGAATATGATGATTTAATGGTTGCTGCCGTCTCTTCTCctaaattcaaaaaatattCGTGTTCTTTCAACACATCATTTGAACCCGTATCTCCGATGAACAAGCTGCAGCTGCCATCAGTTAACCAGCAAAATTCAAAGACACCTATTAGGGAAAGCTCTGTCACTCCTCTgaaattcaatattttttcaacacctaaagatttcaataaagatgGTCTGAACCCACCGGCGTCTACCAGAACTTGGCAAAGCCCGTCTCGTCTATTTGAAGATTATTATGCGTCATCACCAGTGTTTTTCAGAAACGTAATCAATCAATCTATAGATGATTGTATGATACAGTATGAcacagaaaagaaatgtatTGATTCTCCCCGAAAGTTGAGTCTCAGAGATCAAACTTCTCCCAAGGAATCCAGTCAATCAGGATTAATTGATCACTCCAAATATTCATCAAACATTCTTTTTGGTGTTGATGTTTGTTCAGTGTGGAAAAGGGCGATTGCTCATTGTAACAGCAATGATGAAGTAGATAGCTATCGAGAAGAGGTAACAAAAAACGATTTGGACCCTCCTTTTGATGGGATGAACTAA